ACGTGAACCAATGCTATGTGTTATATAAAAGAAGCTACCAATTACATGTTAAAGTTGGTCAAATCTTATCAAAGCAGCAGCATTTCATTATGTTTGCTTTCATAAATAAGAAAACAAGCGGGGCATATTGGACAAACCCATAGACTGATACAAATATGAACcatatttgaaaaatgaaataacTCATACGAGTTCTATTACCAAATATGTGAAGGACTAATATCTCAAACTTGACATTTTTAGTATAGCATGGGCACCTGAGCAAAGTTGCAATATAGATGCACCCATTAGTTGGATTGATTTTTCTGCATTTTGAACTTCCACCTGTTTACATTCACAATTTAAGAAGATCACTGATAGGTGATAACTCATATTCACAAAAGATCTAGGtaaaaagtgaaaataaataaataaatggaatGGCAATTGTTCTAATAGTTACGTGAAGGATTTACCCAAATAACGATTGTAAGAATCATTACATTTCACAATACTATATATGCACAAGCcttttcttataaatttataaccAACCAACGAATTTGCAGAAAACAATTTATTCTTCAGCTTTTAACAGAGAAAAGTGAAATACTTATTCTATAATGAAATCCTTCCTACTGCATTTAACTGAAAAtgctaaagaaaagaaaatgggaGAATTTTCTATCAATTAACATCCCAACACCTCTTTAGTCAATTATCTATAACTTTTTTAAAGGAACTCAAATTCTCACATTTTACTGTATTACACATCTTACAGGGTTGATGTTCGTAATAATCATATGAACTTCTTTCTGTGGACGGCTTTTATTCTTGCCTTTTGGCTAATGGGATGAATCTTTAATACACTTGCTTTGTTTCAGATTGGTGACATCTCATTCAAGTGAATTCTTTGATTGATAAAAGTTCATTGGTCCATCAACTCCTAAAACGAGAAACCCCCACTAAACTTTAAATGCCATCTCAATGAGACCATCCACAAGAATGGCCAATGCTTTATGATTTAAAGCAATTGTTAATTATATGTATCCTCTatgaaagagagaaaaataaaaaattcactgGCTCCCACAGTCCCACCACCAGGTATATATAAAAACAAACTAACCATTGTGTATATCTGAACGGGTTTCATATGCATGACTGTGATGTTCATTACACTAATATTTTCACTGAGTATAGCAATGAGGTAGGAGttccaaatccagaaaacatatacatacttGGGGATCATGGCCCTTTGCAGCTACAAACAACCCACCAACTCGAACTAGAGGAAGACAGTACTCCGCTAAAATAGGGAGAAAATCGGTAACGGTTATTTCCTTCGAAGAATTGCAGACATAAAAGAAATTAGAATAGGTGGGTTGTGGGAATTACATAAAACTCTCATTTCTGCAACTGCTCTGGCAACTGCTACATCAAATTGCTCTCTGAAGCAATCATTCCGCCCTAAACTCTGTCCTATAATAAGCTTCAGGAAATGAGCAAAACCACAATGCGACCTTTTCCCTTTTATTATTATGAGGATGAACCTCTGGATGCCGAGCCAGTTAGCGAGACTCAGACATCATGTGAGTCTAGATTTTCAATAATGCACGAATATAACTAGAAGGGCATATCTATACTTTACTCAGGGGGGAATATGATTATTAAACAATGCCTACCAAAAAACGAAGTTATGAAGTACTTAGGCAAGGAACAACACCTCTGCTCTGCCCCTTACAACTTCAACATTTGACAACCCAGTAACGCTAACTGCATGCTCCAAGAAAACGCAACGCTTGTTCATGGACTCCAAAAGGGTTATTTTCCAGCCTACgcttcattaaaaaataaaataccatcacataaaacataagtgaaaaaaacaacacataaaaaggatAGAGGAAAAGAATGCTAAATTCACCAGGGCAAGCAATAGCTAAAACCAGTCCAGGAAGCCCAGGACCAGTTCCAACATCAACAAGTTTGAGATTGTCAACCGAAGAGTTGCAATGCGAAACATAAGAATCACGAATAGGACGTAGCAATGCGAGTGAGTCCTCTACATGCCTTTTCATGACTTCATTCGCGTCGGTAACAGCAGTAAGATTCATTTTCTGCAACATTGTAGCAATTATAAACTCTCTAAtagaagaaagaaataaagacaGAATTAAGCGCGTTGTGCTTTGGGAAGGAGGGAGAAGAGACCTGGTTCCAGTCGAGAAGAGCCTCAACGTAATGGTGAATCTGGCCTTTTTGGCGGGAAGTCAGCGTCTCATAAGAGGAAGACGTATGAGTTGATGTTGCAATTATCCTTTTTGCGCTGATTCTGCGATGATAAAATGCGTTTGGTTTTGAGATTGGAAGGTGTTTGACAAATGTCCCGATAGAAAAAGGAAACTGGACATTATCACTTCTGTAGAGGTAGAGCCTCAGCCCAAACATCATTTTTTATTCCCGCACCGGCTCTCTCGTTCGCTTGATcgggaattaatttatatagGAAAATTTACAGCTTCAACCCTTAATTTGTTACTAATAACGAATTAGTccataattttgaaaataaactaTTGAATCCCAACTTATAGTTGCTGCTTTCGGCATTTTGATAGGAATAACTGAATTAAAGAATTTCAAATTCCCATTCATGTTAAAATTATGtgtatttagttaatttttaaaaaaaaattatagaaatttaaaattatttctttttttttataaaaagagtaatttatttttcttcctcCTCTAACGCAATTAAATTACTTATAAGAAATTTACTACttaagaaataatttatttaaattaaataaaatttaaatattttatttgaaaaaaaaatcactataCACAACTTTTGTCTTCTCACCTTCACTCTGCAAGCTGGTAAAATCGAAGATAACACCCATATGATAGTGTAATTATAATAACTTTTGATATGATATAATttgatgaaataaatataaaatatgttacagtacaacaaaataatttagcaTATTCTTGATGATTTAAGATACTACAATTAGAAAATATCTTAATAAAAAACTATATTAATGGTATTTTGGACATTGTGTATATATGTATaatgttttaataatataatatataaaaatttttttgaaagcaataaaattatttaaaaattaaaaaaaattactttttcattaataaaatacagcataattaataaatttattaaaaaataatatatagtataattaacgagtacattttttaatatttcagtttttaaattttaactctattaaaattaactatctttttatcaaaaatacaattaataataaaaattgactgaaatattatttttaaaacacaataatttagtctttaaaatttaattcatataaatttatagttTTACTCTCAAAAAATCCAAtctactaaattttatttaggaATTCAATCTACTAAACTTCATTTATGAATCAAAggaacaaatttaaaattttaaactcaatcttcacaaataaataaaaaaaatttaataaatttaatatttaaatttaattaatataataaaaattaagaagaaaatatttttttcatccttaaaatataacataattaatagatttatttttctattttttaaactcaatgctttaatttctaaaatttaattttatcaaaatataataaaaaaaattttaaattcaatctccataaacgaataaaattttttaataaattttaatatttaaacttaacaaatataataaaaattaaaatgtataaaatttaaattattaaaaataaaaaataaaaattcaatagaaattattttttaataccgCTCCTCATCCATCACTATTTTGCCGTTTCATaactacattaaaatatttttaaaattttaaaaaatctactaattagtcattCCGTTAATACtagtcattaaatattataaaaaaaattaaaatacatctAACAAAGAAAGACTATTTTATAAACCTTTTAATAATTCGAgtgattaactaataaattttttaaaattatagagattaattaataaaatatttaacaataaaattaacgaaattaattagtaaaattttaaaatatttttaatattaaaaatattttaatttaattttaaaattaaaacattaactAGTGAATTTAtccatattataaaaattaaataatttttctattttatcatTTATAAGAATATGTTtaagattatattttttatattttttattaaatataaataatttatttaacaaaaatttttaataaaaatcataaattttgaagaaattaaattttaaaaatgaaagtaTTGAATGTAAAAGtaaaagaataaatttattaattatgttatattttaaaaattaaaaaatattttaaaaaaaataaaattttgaatgaatattttttatataaaaaaattaggaatttaaatattttaaacgaaaagttttattttaatattttttttatcgtaGCTAATAGTAATTTGAtgagaaattataatttttttgatatgATGTAATTtgatgaaataaattatttaaaatgaaaataaaaaaactaaattatgaatttcgtaaattaatttgtaatatTATCCGTAACAAAAAGTTCCAAATTTTGTCGGGGATTCTAGATAGCTTGTCTTTTAATGAATTTACTGtgcatataattaattatttattaactgATAAAAAGAATTCATAAGAAAtttcaagttttattttttttttttaaactaaaaatgtAATTGCATTTAAATTTGGAAGTCTAACATCAAAGCATGAACAATCAATTGTGGAGGGGTGTTCAGCCACTCCATCCTGTCTGAAATAGTAGAGGCAACTCTAACTATAAGATGTGCCACACTATTGACCGATCGAGGAACAAAACTCACAGATACTGAATTCATCTCTGCTATTAGAGATTTACAATCATCAACAAGGGACCCAAAACTAGAAAAATCAGAAGTTGAAAAAGAAAGCAAAGCCTTCACTATCGTAAGAGTATCTGATTCCAACACTATCTGATCATAACCCAGCCTCTTAATCCAACTCAGAACTTTTCTAATGGCAATTAGCTCAGCTGTTTTAGGAGAGAAGTAATCAAGGAGTCTATGTTGACAAGCGCCAACAAAAGAGTCATCATATGAGCGAAGCACTCCACCAACTCCAATGAAGCCATCAAGTTTTACCTTTTAATATCTcatctcttatttttattttaaaaaaaaattcaatcaggtaataaataaaattaaaataaaataaaataaaataaaagcaagATAGCTATAAACAACACCAAAATTAATATGAGCGGGTCCAGTAAAATATTCCACTATCCAAATTATTTCATGTGAATGATTAGTAACAACTTTAGGCATTATTTATCAAAGGGAAAACTTGTCCGAATTAAACTGAATCAGCACATAAAACTATTGTGGATTTGCTGCAGGCAAGAATTTCtctgaataaaatttttatgtatatatttattagtaaaattaataaaaatagaataataataaatttatattaaattataaatataaataatattagggaaataaaattatattgcgATTAGGTTAAttctgttaaaaaaaatataacagattatttttatttgcctCAGTTTGTTTTCTTATCTTACTGGTGACTAATTGCCTCTCCTTTCGGCGAGTTCCAACGATAGTAAATCTAGAATTGCTCACTCTTCAGCAAACTGTTTCTTTCTGTGGACTTGAGTCTTGGATCTTATTATTCTTATTAgcaataaattttaatcaatttttgatGATGGTGATGATAAGGAGCTTGTGAGGGCCCTGTCTGTGTGTCTATTACTACAGATTTCTAAGTTGTAATGATGTAATAAGCAGATAATTTTGGAAGCAAACAAGTTACAGGACAAGCAACACAACACTTTCAACTGTTGTGTCATAGGAGCCACCCACACACTACCTTCTGCCCTTAGTGGGACTCATTGTTTAGAATGAGAAGCATGGTCTGTGGGTCCTCAGTCATACTCACCTTATACTTatatttagttaatttataggatatcttatttttctatatatttttcaatattgagaatttaaattatactttttcttaatttattttttttactgtaTTAGAAgaataatgatttatttttgcTGTGCAAGTCTTTTTATTTCTAGACAAGGCAAGAGTTTAGACATATGTGTAGATAAAGAGTAGCAGACAGGAATACTGTGAACTTTTGATCTTTTGGGTTTAGACTTTGTTTGGTGCTAAAAAGATCTTGAATCTCcggaattttatttatttattttcacttttttttttaaactttgttCTAGAGTTTCAACTTTTTTCCATCTACTGTATACTTTTGTTTCCAatagtttgaaaaaaaaaacaattttccT
This Manihot esculenta cultivar AM560-2 chromosome 6, M.esculenta_v8, whole genome shotgun sequence DNA region includes the following protein-coding sequences:
- the LOC110616817 gene encoding ribosomal RNA small subunit methyltransferase G isoform X2; the encoded protein is MMFGLRLYLYRSDNVQFPFSIGTFVKHLPISKPNAFYHRRISAKRIIATSTHTSSSYETLTSRQKGQIHHYVEALLDWNQKMNLTAVTDANEVMKRHVEDSLALLRPIRDSYVSHCNSSVDNLKLVDVGTGPGLPGLVLAIACPGWKITLLESMNKRCVFLEHAVSVTGLSNVEVVRGRAESLGRNDCFREQFDVAVARAVAEMRVLSEYCLPLVRVGGLFVAAKGHDPQVEVQNAEKSIQLMGASILQLCSVESHSPNGQRTAIICVKDRPTPRKYPRDPEAYVTSFIAFLTCMCGLWRRTV
- the LOC110616817 gene encoding ribosomal RNA small subunit methyltransferase G isoform X3 encodes the protein MMFGLRLYLYRSDNVQFPFSIGTFVKHLPISKPNAFYHRRISAKRIIATSTHTSSSYETLTSRQKGQIHHYVEALLDWNQKMNLTAVTDANEVMKRHVEDSLALLRPIRDSYVSHCNSSVDNLKLVDVGTGPGLPGLVLAIACPGWKITLLESMNKRCVFLEHAVSVTGLSNVEVVRGRAESLGRNDCFREQFDVAVARAVAEMRVLSEYCLPLVRVGGLFVAAKGHDPQVEVQNAEKSIQLMGASILQLCSVESHSPNGQRTAIICVKDRPTPRKYPRDPGTPAKLPL
- the LOC110616817 gene encoding ribosomal RNA small subunit methyltransferase G isoform X1 codes for the protein MMFGLRLYLYRSDNVQFPFSIGTFVKHLPISKPNAFYHRRISAKRIIATSTHTSSSYETLTSRQKGQIHHYVEALLDWNQKMNLTAVTDANEVMKRHVEDSLALLRPIRDSYVSHCNSSVDNLKLVDVGTGPGLPGLVLAIACPGWKITLLESMNKRCVFLEHAVSVTGLSNVEVVRGRAESLGRNDCFREQFDVAVARAVAEMRVLSEYCLPLVRVGGLFVAAKGHDPQVEVQNAEKSIQLMGASILQLCSVESHSPNGQRTAIICVKDRPTPRKYPRDPEKEKIGLARQRKGKERRGWEGMHLSE